The window AACGAGCACGCGCGCAGGAGGTCGGCGTAGGTCGCGTCGGCGTCGAGCGTCAGGTCGCGTTCGCCCTCGCCGACGACATCCGCGGTGACCTGCATGCGTGCTGATTGCCGGCGTGTCGGTTTGAGCGTGGCGCTCGGGGGCGCCGGCGAGTCGGCTGCACAGGTGCGGCGCACCGGCGGTACCGGTAGACTGCCCGCGTGTGCACCCGTAATGTGGCAACGGCAACCCTTTTGCCGGCCGCAGGGGAACCGGAGTCGTATGAGCGAGAGCGAGGAACTGCACAAGGGACTGGAGGGTGTGCTGGTCGCCGAGTCGGCGCTCAGCTACATCGACGGGAGCGTCGGCAAGCTCGTCTACCGCGGCTACGCTATCGAGGACCTGGCCGAGGACGCCAGCTACGAGGAGGTACTCCACCTGCTCTGGTACGGTCACCTGCCGGACAGCGAGGAACTCGACGCGTTCACTGACGCCATCACCGAGGAAGCCGCCGTCGACGACGTCGTGCTCGACGCGCTCGCGGGACTGGCCGAGGCCGACGAGCGGCCGATGGCCGCACTGCGGTCGGGCGTCTCGATGCTGTCGGCAGCAGACGACGGCGACGTCGACCCGCGTGACTCCGACGCCGCCCTGGAGACGGGCCGGCGTATCGTCGCGAAGATTCCGACGCTGCTGGCCGCCTACGACCGACTCCGCCGCGGTGAGGACCCCATCGAGCCCCGCGGGGACCTCTCGCTGGCCGCCAACTTCCTCTACATGCTGACCGGCGAGGTGCCCGACGAGGCCTCGGCCGAGGCGATGGACCAGGCGCTCGTGCTCCACGCCGACCACGGGCTGAACGCCTCGACGTTCAC of the Haloglomus salinum genome contains:
- the citZ gene encoding citrate synthase, whose amino-acid sequence is MSESEELHKGLEGVLVAESALSYIDGSVGKLVYRGYAIEDLAEDASYEEVLHLLWYGHLPDSEELDAFTDAITEEAAVDDVVLDALAGLAEADERPMAALRSGVSMLSAADDGDVDPRDSDAALETGRRIVAKIPTLLAAYDRLRRGEDPIEPRGDLSLAANFLYMLTGEVPDEASAEAMDQALVLHADHGLNASTFTSMVVASTFADMYSSVTAGVGALSGPLHGGANQDVMELFFEIESEGADPVDYVTTKQEREDDWRVPGYGHRVYKVKDPRAKILEKRAKELSEASGDTTYYDYAKAIETFFTDEKGLDERGIAPNVDFFSGTVYHQLGIPVDMFTPIFAMSRAGGWIGHVLEYQEDNRLIRPRGRYVGPENSDFVPLDER